Sequence from the Zeugodacus cucurbitae isolate PBARC_wt_2022May chromosome 5, idZeuCucr1.2, whole genome shotgun sequence genome:
TGAGCTTCTACTTATAAAAGAAACAATTTAAAGTCTGTAGAAAACTGAAAACTTCATCGAGATCAAATAAATAGTGTTAGCGATTATTTTTCCTGCTTCACAATAGACCTGTTTGACGCTATAATTTATGACATCGGCTCTTTAGAAAACTATAATTGTACACATTAATTCCCAATCACAACTTAACTAGAACTTTGTGTTTTTGATATGCAACTACACGCTTTTTGGACCCACACAATGAGAGATAATGGTTTTTTAGAACTCTTATGTAAATAAACTGTAGCAGATATTATCAGTGAAATCTCAAGAAACTTCGACCGATCTTACTATTTAAACAACTTAAATTGAGATTCTTCAAGCAGTGCGAAATCATCAGTTTAGTTAATGTTCACAACATTTCACTATAACCTGAAAAGGGTTTGAATTCTAAAAACTAATTTATCGAAAATGTCTTCAAAAATTCTTCTAATAATTGGAGGCAAGAACCTATTTTCTATAACTATTTCCAAGGATAACTGCTGTCTTCATGTTTCCTTAAATATGCATTATAGCTTTTCTCATTTCGAGCGCTCGTGCACTGAATGGTGATATGGCAACGGAAGGCTCTCTACGAACACCTAGATCAGCTCAGTGGTCGGGGTATCCGCCGCCACCCCCACCAGGCAATAACGGAGGATTGCCGCAACGACTTGACAGGTTTATGGGAGGCTTAGAAAGTGAATTCAGACAAGAGTTTAATAGACCAGGATCACCATATCAGAGGCGACCGATAAGAGAAGCGAAACCGATAACTAACGCTGATATAGAAGTAAAGATAATGAAGGGCATAGAGCAAAACAGAAAGAGAAATTTTCGCTAAACTATATGGgttatattaattaatgtttttctttctttatctaAGTATTTTTCGAGTAGGAAATTtgtagaattattaaaaaagtaaaactaattaataaatgataaaatcaAACTATATTTATTGAGCTTTCtgcatttccattttttatacaaaagcaGGGAGCACGTATGTATTTCCGCAATTCTTtatgaaatgtttaaatttttattttttgttaattatactctcgcaacatgttgcacagagtattatagttttgttcacataacggtttgtttgtgtcaccaaaaaataaaagagttagatatggggttaaatatgttttttatatatatcttgcaaaccaataaaactgtataaaccaaactttctgcagtcgtttgttttagccatttccttataccaaaaatgaaagaaatcggataataaccacgcccacctcccatacaaaggttaggttgaaaattactaaaagtgtgttaactcactaacgaaaaacgtccgaaacactaaatttcacagcaataatagcagaaggaagctgcactgaaattatttataaaattgaaaatgggcgtggcatcgcccactgggtcaaaaaccatatctcaggaactactcgaccgatttgaatgaaattcggtatataatattttcttgacaccctgttgacacgtgtggaaaatggtcgaaatcggttcacaaccacgacaacttcccatataactcatttttgaattccatcttattccttcactttataatagatacataaggaaccaatgaagatagcgaaataaaactttacacaaatactgtatatgatctgtggaatcacttgtgaaaaaattgactataacttttcaatgccctggATATCGAAGGTAACTTTACACCGAAAATTTCGTTAAATCTCTcaagtatcttaatttaattcagaggaaatatttttcttctaatagtgtgtaccagaaaaggttaaaatcgggtcataacttcccttatatatgaatatatgagaatacctaattataggattttcaaaaatacgatgagcttaagaGCCTATAAatcgttaatatgtgaaatatatttatgccgaatatatgggtcaaattgtgtattatataatattaataaagttaaataaataaattgcgagagtataaaatgttcggttacacccgaacttagcccttcctttcttgtttttaatttagtatGGGACCACAACACTCTATATGTTTTccattatcaatatttttaatttattgttcacTGTTGAAGAAAAAATCGTGTCTAATGCCGAATATAAATCTTAAAATTCGATAAATCATTGATTATAACGGtacttttttctgaaaaaagtcGCTAGAAACATGCAATGCGTATTTTTCAGCAGTtgtatttaaacttttgtaCATCGTAATTTTATGTTAACGTTATCTACGtaacaatttttgaatttcattgttaattaattatataatatatataaactgcATCAATAAATTTGCGTTAAAAcactttatttcaataaaaactgaaaatttatgGGTGTATTTAAACCTTTGCTTTTGACTATACGTGAGCTAGTGTTTGCCGAATTATACAATTTTCTAACAATAATACTGCAATGCATAATCGCATCTCATCCGAAAATCGTGTATAAAATGGCATGCAGCTACACGCTTCGTCTCACAATGAGCTCCACTTGCTTGGCAGAAGGAAAACTTGAACATATAAAAGCTAAACTCGGAGATTAATCATTATTTAGACCTTtctaactatttaaaaaaaactgttataGTCGTTGTATTGCTTCGATAATTAAGAAGGTCCTACCACAGTCAATCTATCGTCCAGAAGAGATGGCGTCAAAACCCCAATTCACATATTTATTAAGTTGTGGTGAGTAacaaatttctataatttttttctgatataCTTCAAGGGACTACTGACTAAGGGGCGAACTTGTAAATTGCTCAAAAAATTACAAGACTAAATACGCAAGTTCGTGATATAACcgatttaaataacaaatttcgggataataatttaattggagATATGGATGCTGTGGCTAAAATATTTGCTAATGTAACAGTTAACAGCTTTCGTTTCGCTTTTCTCAGATCGCAGCGGAGTTCAATTCAACGGTTTTCTATACTTTTACAATCTCTTGCAGCTTTCATCATTGCACTCAGGATTTCAAATACCTATGCAACTTTGAATTGTTCTAATATGGAGGGATCTTCTTTAACCTCAAGAAGATCGTCTGAGAATCCAAAAATTGATATCGAAACAATAAAAGCGTTAATCAAAGTATTGCTGACCGAACTATCACTTGATGACAAGGAAAgtccaaatattgaaattaaatcacACGATACATTATCGGAAATAGATCGGcaagaaattaatgaattaattaagaatattttGGAAGAACTAATAGACAATGttaagaatattaccaaaaatggaACTGAACCAGAGAGTCTAGTAGAAATTACGCAAAATACTTTAGTGCATAATTGTCAAGAACGTTTGGATAGAGCGCCTGTCGCCTGAGCGAGATGATCGGTTCAATTTTGACTAACATGGGGTGAAGAATACACAGAAGTCAGCAGGAGACAAGAAAGTACAAGACGAAATTCCCGTTAAGTTCGGAACAGCcacatgaaaaattaaataaataataaaaacaacaaataaatgataaagctttttaatttctaaacttAAGGTCTTAGCCAATCAAATATTCCAAAGCAGTTCTAAACTACCAAAGATAGACAATTATATGTGGATAAGTTCTGTTCACTTTGTAGATATTTAGCGTTCACCGATTGGTAACACCATGTGAAGCgaagtccttctccacctggtccttccatcggagtctCCCTCTTACTCGGCTTCCcctggcgggtactgcatcgaacaccttcagagctggagcattttcgtccaatcgaacaacatgacgtagccgctgtctttttattcgcttaactatgtcaatgttgtcatataaatcgtacagcttatcgtctgcggtattcgctgttgccaatgtttaagggaccatacatTTTCCGCGAAACCTAGTgagtatcttagctgctacaagatagtggtccgagtcgatgttgggaccacggagcgtacgcacCTAAAATACACTGGAGACATATCGGccatctatcacaacgtgatcgctCTGGTTGTGTGTGATTCGAtcgggggacagccaagtagcttgatgtattttcttatgctggaatctagtctacagacgaccatatttcgggccccagcgaagtcggcCAGCCtcagccgtttggcgatgtgtCGTCATGGacgctgaattttccgactgttgtgccaaagagaCCTTCTTCAAACACCCTGgtgttaaaatcgccaagcacgattttgacattgtagcgggggcagcgctcataggtgcgttctaggcgtccttctcttccataggggcgtgggcgcaaataagcgatatgttgaagaacctcgctttgatgcggattgtggctagacgttcatccacccgGGGGAATGCCAgtactcgacgacggagtctctctccaacaccaaatttgcgcacctttatatggccgctgcagtagatgtcacaaggacccccctgcttccgtccttgtcccgtccatcgcatttcttggatggcggtgatgtcagcctttgctcttacgaggacatcaaccagctgtgcAGAGGCATCTTCTCAATTaagtagagaccgaccgattaatcggccttggtatcggcatcggccagtatcggccacaaaattaagcatcggcatcggccatatttggccgattctttctaacgggtgatttttttgaggttaggattttcatgcattagtatttgacagatcacgtgggatttcagacatggtgtcaaagagaaagatgctcagtatgctttgacatttcatcatgaatagacttactaacgagcaacgcttgcaaatcattgaattttattaccaaaatcagtgttcggttcgaaatgtgaaatccgcttttttatcgacaaattttgttcagcgatgaggctcatttctggttgaatggctacgtaaataagcaaaattgccgcatttggggtgaagagcaaccagaagccgttcaagaactgcccatgcatcccgaaaaatgcactgtttggtgtggtttgtacgctggtggaatcattgggccgtattttttcaaagatgctgttggacgcaacgttgcggtgaatggcgatcgctatcgttcgatgctaacaaactttttgttgccaaaaatggaagaactgaacttggttgacatgtggtttcaacaagatggcgctacatgccacacagctcgcgattctatggccattttgagggaaaacttcggagaacaattcatctcaagaaatggacccgtaagttggccaccaagatcatgcgatttaacgcctttagactattttttgtggggctacgtcaagtctaaagtctacagaaataagccagcaactattccagctttggaagacaacatttccgaagaaattcgggctattccggccgaaatgctcgaaaaagttgcccaaaattggactttccgaatggaccacctaagacgcagccgcggtcaacatttaaatgaaattatcttcaaaaagtaaatgtcatgaaccaatctaacgtttcaaataaagaaccgatgagattttgcaaattttatgcgtttttttttttaaaaaagttatcaagctcttaaaaaatcaccctttacttctttcggattatactaaaatacattttatttgcttttttgatttctttagagcataaaatttgaattctctttttaccatataaaatacagtaaatcacatttgactaaactaacaattcatcatggtgataatttaagtctagtacaaagaaattcaacaattttgcattaatgaaaggttttatttagcactgctagaaacattcgatttatgtcaaatatgtacagttttgtttaaagttgttgagattttgaagataatgtcataaagccactattaaagaagcattcgtaactaggttaacttatttttaaaagtttgccataggcAGGGTCAcggtaataatcacttggtgctggcctggactgtaataaggtgcatggaaaagaacctctcaaacaagcttccgaagtttctattgagtcactatcactatttccCGCCTTTTACAatgtgagatataaatgacaaaagtcatctctttgaaaataacggattctcTTTACTAGacttactatttttatatttgtcccTAAGGaacccagtgtaacccatgaaaaattggcgattttagtgaatttttttaaagaatgtttcgaagttttttggacataataaggtgtactttcaactatattttaagatttttattttacaaaaattttgaaaaataaaggagttaggggttgtcttgggaggtgcaaaaaaaaaaaaaagttccccaacacctgacatgattccggccgaatgagtaactgaaatacaaaaatttaaaaaggttattaaagttgaatatattccctatacaatgacccacgattattgattattattggcatagttctgaaaaaatttcgattttttaggtaaaaaatggtcgttttttaaatgccaaattgacaattttcaacaaaacaaaaaaatcgtaggtcattgtatagtaaatatattcaataataataatattcagtttaaatttgaagttgatcggtcaatatctcattgagttatgatgtcagtaattttatgaaaagtcgtttcgagaaaaacgagtttaaagtttcgactatagcggctaatacatgtgagcgattgctctttagaacgctgccattcaaaaactattcgagatacgaccttacctttcacaggatatttttgaaattataaactttcaaataagcaaaaaataaaaaaaaaggattttttgaaaatgtcacaccggtgtacccccttaaaggaaaaaagctatattgctgattgccgattcgctttgagaaaacgcgaataacttatttcttctatcaacatacatatatcttataataataatttatttagttttgaatattaattaaatcactaaacaacttcatatttacatatgaattgagttgtttacctattttatgttgttatttgtctttgtatttattttgttactatactaatttattaaataatgttgttgatgaaaaaatcggcatcggcatcggccaaaattttggtatcggtcggacactacaaTTAAGGGTCCAGACATTCCTGGTGcattcgtagtcctttatacgcttgaagtggtcgtcatcaaaattggggactctcatccgaggctgttgctgcCTTTTCATGGGGGGTTCTTTTttttgtggtgggtcccaaaccctatgcgcaaccgcagaagcgggtttcgccttctcactttagctccaaacggatgtatgttggctacccagaggatacttggtctaagatcggaagtcgtgagctgcttgagccacatgcaaaagaatcgttcctggcctcTCCCAAATGAATGACAGTCcggaactttcctcacttacgtgaacttctacacatgaccccaTCCTCCATTTACTCAacctaaatataataaatattagataTGACGACTTTTATAGTCCGTAGACATCGTTAGTATCAATAAAACTTTATCAGACTAATTCCTTAATACGAAtgactttcttaaaaattttcaagaacGATGAATATGTATTCTGTTTTGAACTTACCAAAGTTTTGTACTTAACTTTCGCGGAAACAACTAATGAGTGCTAAGGTATATTGTGAAACGAATGGATAAAACCCTATTAATGAAGGAATATCAGGACCTCAAAAGATTAAACGCaacttttgttaaaaaaacaagtaaggaaagcctaagttcgggtgaaaacctaacattttatactctcgcaatttattgaagaaattttattaagataacgcacaaatttacccataaattcggcataaagtttaatggaataaaaaaaatcgtcatatatagatatgagggctgaggtaattcctgaaccgatttcattcaatttcaccagcaaggtacactatatccaatactatacgctcacttaattttgctatgatatatcacatattaaccaatacatatatgcggaataaagcccaccgtatttttgaaaaacctataattaggtatatgggagctaggggatgatatttttgaaaagcctataattatgtatatgggagctaggagatgttgtgacccgattttaataatttttggaacagagacacactattagaagaaaacaatttcctctgaattacattaaattatcagagagttttatccatattttcggttaaaatttactcttaggcgccgagttcaacatgttcgatagcaggggccttgaaaagttatagtccgttttcgacaattttttgatGTCGAAGATCATATATAATGTCAcagatcaaatacagtatttgtgtaaagttttatttcgctatcatcattggttcctaacgtatatattataaagtgaaggattcagatgaaattcaaaattgagttatgaggaaagtagtcgtggttgtgaaccgatttctctcattccgtgttgtcagggtgtcaagaaaatattatataccgaatttcattcgaatcggtcgagtagttcttgagatatggtttttgacccataattttatcattttgtaaaaaaatttgagtgaagcttccttctgctatttcttccgtaaaatttagtgtatctgacgtttttcgttagtgagttaacccacttttagtaattttcaacctaactttcgtatgggaggtgggcgtggttattatccgatttctttcatttttggactgtataaggaaatggctaaaagaaacgactgcagaaagtttgttacatatagctttactggtttgtgagttatatatagaaaaaacctatttgggggcggggtcacgcccacttccccaaaaaaattacatccaaatatgccccttcctagtgcgatcctttattccaaattttacttttataactttatttatggcttagttatgacactttataggttcttggttttcgccattttgtgggcgtggcaatggtccgattttgcccattttcgaaagcaacctcctcagggtgccaaggaatacgtgttccaagtttagtgaagatatctcaatttttactcaagttatccgttgcacggacagacggacggacggacggacggacagacagacattcggattttgactcttctcgtcaccctgatcattttgagttttatgacttacaaataaccgttatgtgaacaaaaatataatactctcttagcaacttttgttgcgagagtataaatattattccCGTATGCTTTATGGTACAGCACAGTGGACGATGTCGATATCCGATGAAATGGATGagtttttgcggaagatttgtgATTCtttgaatattggcaacggcgagtaCCATTTTTTTTGACGTATTTGACATAGTTAATCGagtaaaaagacagaggctacgaCCTAACCATGATCACTAATGTCGAGTAAATAGTGTTTCGATTATTTTTCTTGCTTCACAATAGAACTTTTCACGCTATAGTTTACGATCTCGACTCTTTAGAATTCCCAATCACATCTAAACTATTGCACAACTTCGTGTTAATTGATTTGCTACTGACGGAAGCAATGAGTGACAATTGCTGTTTAGAACTCTTATGTAAATAAACTGAGCAGAAATTATTAGTGAATTCTCGAAAACTTAGGTCACTCCTACTATTTAAGCAACTCAAATTGATATTATTGAATCAGTGTGAAAAGCATTTCTCAGTTTAAAGTCcattataaaacatta
This genomic interval carries:
- the LOC128919729 gene encoding uncharacterized protein LOC128919729; protein product: MASKPQFTYLLSCAFIIALRISNTYATLNCSNMEGSSLTSRRSSENPKIDIETIKALIKVLLTELSLDDKESPNIEIKSHDTLSEIDRQEINELIKNILEELIDNVKNITKNGTEPESLVEITQNTLVHNCQERLDRAPVA
- the LOC105219124 gene encoding uncharacterized protein LOC105219124 codes for the protein MSSKILLIIGAFLISSARALNGDMATEGSLRTPRSAQWSGYPPPPPPGNNGGLPQRLDRFMGGLESEFRQEFNRPGSPYQRRPIREAKPITNADIEVKIMKGIEQNRKRNFR